The segment CGTCTTCGGTGACCGCCAGATGTCGTCCGCGTCGCACTAGCGAGCGAGGGGTCGGTGGCTTTCCCCGGCCGCCGACCCCGATCGCTCCCCAACATCAACACGCATCGCCGACGCACCGGCGACACGACAGGAGGCCTGAATGCCCGGATCAAACAGATCGCTACGTCGATACCCTCGGATCGACCCAGACGAGGTCTGGACCCCCGGCGACGTGATTCAGATGGATGCGGTCGTGGCCGGCTGCGCCATGGTGGCCCAAGCGGACGGCTGGGTCACGTCGGACGAGCGCAACCGCATGATCGATCGCATGCGGAGCTCCCCGACCATCGCCTTTTTCGGCATCGACGACGTCCTGGTCCTGTTCGAAGCGCTGAACCACAGGTTTGACCGCGATGTCGATGACGGCGAGGCGACGGCGGAGGTCGCCGTGTCGCGCCTGCGGGGCCAGCCCGGTCCGTCGCGCCTGTTGATCGAAACCGCCTGTTCGGTCGCTGAAGCGGACGGTGGCTTCGATGCCGAGGAGCGGGCCGTGATCCTGCGGCTCTGCGAACTCCTGGATGTTGATCCGGCGCCCTACGACCTGGTCCCCAACGATGGAGAGAGACGATGAGGGTCGGAGCACCATCGAGCCAGATGGCTTACGCCTGGGCGGTTCAACTCTCACAGATGACCGGAAGGGTCGCCGCGCACCAAAGCACGGCGACGGATCGACCCGTCGATGCCCCCCGTGCTCTGACCGCCGACACACTCATCCGCCGGCCCAGCCGGCATACCTTCGACATCCGCGTCTGATCGCGGAACCTGGGCGAAGCCCTGAACCATGGATTTTTTGACCCACGACGTCCTGACCAGGCCGGTCTGACCACGCAAGACACGCCGCTTCTGCTCTGACTGAACGGAACAGCGAAACAACATGAATTCCCTGATCCCTCTCCCTCCGGGAGCGGGATCAGGCCTTCGTGGTCGTCTTCTTCGCCGGTGGCTTCCGGGCCGCGGGCTTTTTCGTCGCGGCCGGTTTCCTCGCCGCGGCCGCCTTTGGCGCGGCCTTCTTCGCCGGAGCCTTCTTGCCCTTGGGCGCGACCAGGGCGCGGGCGGCCAGAAGCGGCACGGCGATCTCCATGGTCATGTCCTCGGGCGCAGTGCCCTTGGGCAGGGTCGCGTTGATCT is part of the Brevundimonas sp. AJA228-03 genome and harbors:
- a CDS encoding tellurite resistance TerB family protein, translating into MDAVVAGCAMVAQADGWVTSDERNRMIDRMRSSPTIAFFGIDDVLVLFEALNHRFDRDVDDGEATAEVAVSRLRGQPGPSRLLIETACSVAEADGGFDAEERAVILRLCELLDVDPAPYDLVPNDGERR